From a region of the Panicum virgatum strain AP13 chromosome 2K, P.virgatum_v5, whole genome shotgun sequence genome:
- the LOC120664481 gene encoding uncharacterized protein LOC120664481, producing MDLPKTKKSEAALAVACPSDDALVEVLSRLRAKPLFRFKCVSKDWCGLIADRLRCRKFPQTLEGFFTGGRDENYGDFIDLSGRPVPVVDPSFSFLTESPEIEKLVLLDSCNGFVLFGHMRVSDTYDSLGYIVCNPATEQWVPVPSSGWTPWEGSEDEEYIDDVPDTYLIFDPAASPHFQLVQLYLLDRHTLEEVHIFSSVTWAWRRHEGIHDQAWVGSSAMVSPIWPCRFNGMLHMGIFDGMAGEGEHDQYMIVAVDGEGKPSMTMNWPENGDCCLVFVGQSQGRLHYCMTGDIDDSHMITELSIWVLEDYHTKERVLKHSVSILQLFGKMSCRYDSYEVVTIHPDRNLVYFIEHGDQKLISYDMDNKEVCDVCTLRRGDGCITPYVPYFSDLLVLENRHRMSESSTARQNLLQV from the coding sequence ATGGATCTCCCCAAGACCAAAAAGAGCGAGGCCGCGCTCGCGGTGGCCTGCCCCTCCGACGACGCGCTGGTGGAAGTGCTCTCGCGGCTCCGCGCCAAGCCCCTCTTCCGATTCAAGTGCGTCTCCAAGGACTGGTGCGGCCTCATCGCCgaccgcctccgctgccgcaagTTCCCCCAAACCCTGGAAGGGTTCTTCACCGGCGGTAGAGATGAGAACTACGGTGATTTCATCGATCTATCGGGTAGGCCGGTGCCTGTCGTCGAcccttccttctccttcctcacgGAGTCGCCGGAGATTGAGAAGCTCGTCCTCTTGGATTCCTGCAACGGGTTCGTCCTCTTTGGGCACATGCGTGTTTCGGACACCTACGACTCGCTGGGCTATATTGTCTGCAACCCCGCCACCGAGCAGTGGGTGCCTGTGCCCAGCTCCGGCTGGACTCCATGGGAAGGCAGCGAGGACGAAGAGTACATTGATGACGTTCCGGACACCTATTTGATCTTCGACCCGGCTGCCTCTCCACACTTTCAACTGGTCCAGTTATATTTATTAGATCGGCATACCTTGGAAGAGGTGCACATCTTCTCTTCAGTAACTTGGGCATGGAGGCGACATGAAGGTATACATGACCAGGCATGGGTGGGTAGTAGTGCAATGGTCTCACCAATTTGGCCGTGCCGCTTTAATGGAATGCTGCACATGGGTATCTTTGACGGTATGGCTGGGGAAGGCGAACATGACCAGTACATGATAGTTGCAGTTGATGGGGAAGGGAAGCCTTCTATGACCATGAACTGGCCAGAAAATGGTGACTGCTGTCTTGTTTTTGTTGGTCAATCTCAAGGGCGCCTGCATTATTGCATGACTGGGGACATAGATGACTCTCATATGATAACTGAACTGTCTATATGGGTTCTTGAGGACTACCATACAAAAGAACGGGTTCTGAAGCACAGTGTGAGCATTTTGCAGCTGTTTGGGAAAATGAGTTGCCGATATGACTCCTATGAAGTGGTCACCATTCATCCTGATCGTAATTTGGTTTACTTTATTGAGCATGGGGACCAGAAACTGATCTCTTATGACATGGATAATAAGGAGGTGTGTGATGTCTGCACTCTCAGACGTGGCGATGGGTGTATCACTCCATATGTTCCCTACTTCTCGGATTTGTTGGTGCTTGAAAATAGGCACCGAATGTCAGAGTCTTCAACGGCAAGGCAGAACCTGCTCCAAGTGTGA
- the LOC120664467 gene encoding F-box protein At5g49610-like translates to MVSGGSDMDCRNLSEVAVACPSDDALVEILSRVPAKSRFRFKCVSKPWCDLIADRLRCGKFPQTLEGFFFGGSSGNNFRHFVDLLGRPSPLVDASLSFLTELLEIEKIDLLGSCNGLVLFGHRRVSDMYDSLGYIVCNPATQQWAAVPSSGWTPFPLDDLDDERTCTYLIFDPAVSSHFQLVQFKQDDEGVCLQFRRNNDDDEGVAEVRTYSSESGVWSDRASEWGAHGWIVSYLGSALVNGMLHLMVGRDYEREDQIVAVDREGKKCRNIRWPKERGDIVFVGQSQGRLHCFSARINGTIEMAELSVWVLEDYDTEEWVLKHTVNFAHLSGKSDWPDVLNCYFVSIHPHCNLVFFVRNGSQKLVSYNMDNKEVRVLCTVGRDFECMTQYVPYFSAISVLAKKY, encoded by the exons ATGGTCTCCGGCGGCAG CGATATGGATTGCCGCAACCTCAGCGAGGTCGCGGTGGCCTGCCCCTCCGACGACGCCCTCGTGGAGATCCTCTCGCGCGTCCCCGCCAAGTCCCGCTTCCGATTCAAGTGCGTCTCCAAGCCCTGGTGCGACCTCATCGCCGACCGCCTCCGCTGCGGGAAAtttccccaaaccctagaagggttcTTCTTCGGAGGCAGCAGCGGCAACAACTTCAGGCATTTCGTCGACCTGTTAGGGAGACCTTCGCCTCTCGTCGACGCTTCGCTCTCCTTCCTCACTGAATTGCTTGAGATTGAGAAGATCGACCTTCTGGGCTCCTGCAATGGGCTCGTCCTCTTTGGGCACAGACGGGTTTCAGACATGTATGACTCCCTGGGCTATATTGTGTGCAACCCTGCGACCCAGCAATGGGCGGCCGTGCCTAGCTCTGGCTGGACTCCATTTCCATTGGACGATTTGGATGATGAACGCACCTGCACCTATCTGATTTTTGATCCGGCTGTCTCCTCGCACTTTCAGTTGGTCCAGTTCAAGCAGGATGATGAGGGAGTGTGTCTCCAGTTCAGGCgaaataatgatgatgatgagggaGTGGCAGAGGTGCGGACCTACTCGTCTGAAAGCGGGGTGTGGAGTGATAGGGCAAGCGAATGGGGGGCACATGGATGGATAGTATCATATTTAGGGAGTGCACTTGTTAATGGCATGCTGCATCTCATGGTTGGTCGTGATTATGAAAGGGAGGATCAGATAGTTGCAGTGGACAGGGAAGGGAAGAAATGTAGGAACATCCGCTGGCCAAAGGAGCGTGGTGATATTGTTTTTGTTGGTCAATCCCAAGGGCGCCTGCATTGCTTTAGTGCACGTATAAATGGCACTATCGAGATGGCTGAGCTATCTGTCTGGGTTCTTGAGGACTATGATACAGAAGAATGGGTTCTGAAGCACACTGTGAACTTTGCACATCTGTCTGGAAAATCGGATTGGCCAGATGTCTTGAACTGCTATTTTGTTTCCATTCATCCACATTGCAATTTGGTTTTCTTTGTCCGGAACGGGAGCCAGAAACTGGTATCATATAACATGGATAATAAGGAAGTGCGTGTTCTCTGCACTGTTGGACGCGACTTTGAGTGTATGACCCAGTATGTTCCATATTTCTCGGCGATATCAGTGCTTGCTAAGAAGTACTGA